The Nitrospinota bacterium region AAAGTAAAATGTCGGTTGCGGTTATCTGAATGACTCCTTGGTTCACATATTCGACATCATTAAAGAAATGCATTCCTTTTAGTTTTTTGATGTTGGTATTGTATTGATCAAAGGATATGCGAAACATTTTAAAAGCCTTCTGTTCAGAAGGAGCTTTGATCGATGGCGGGGGTAATATTTTTGCAACCAGCGAGGTATGAACCCAGCCTGGCCTGTCCTCCGCGCCATATTCCAGAACCTGGAGCCAATTCTCGGAACGGCTCAACTGAGTCAATCGTTGGCCCTTTTTTAGTTTCCTGATTGTATGAGACGTGAGTGAGGGATCTTTCCGTAAATTGAGAAACTGGCCCCTGACATAAATTACCGGAAAATCTCCACTGGGTTTATTTATAGAGGGCTCCGTTTTACTAACCTTCACCACTTGGGGTTGGGTGGTTTTGGGAAGCGGTTCAGTTTTTGAAGCCAGCAAGGAGTGGACCCAGCCGAGCTTGTTTTCCACGCCATCTTCCAGAACCTGAAGCCAATCGCTCGAACGGCTCCCTTGGGTCAATTGTTGTTCCGTACTTATTTTCTTAATGGTATGAGACGGGAGTGATGGATCTTTTCGTAAACTGACAAGCTGGCCCTTGGCATAGGCTGTCGAAAAATCTCCACTGGGTTTATTTATAGAGGGCTCCGTTTTACTAACTTTCACCACTTGGGGTTGGGTGGTTTTGGGAAGCGGTTCAGTTTTTGAAGCCAGCAAGGAGTGAACCCAGCCGAGCTTGTTTTCCACGCCATCTTCCAGAACCTGAAGCCAATCGCTCGAACGGCTCCCTTGGGTCAATTGTTGTTCCGTACTTATTTTCTCAATCGTATGAGACGTGAGTGATGAATCTTTATGCACATTGACAAGCTGGCTTTTGGCATAGGTTGTCGAAAAATCTCCACTGGGTTTATTTTCAGAGGGCTCCGTTTTACTAACTTTCACCACTTGGAGTTGGGTGGGTTTTGGAAGAGGATTAGTTTTTTCTACCAGCGAGGTATGAACCCAGCCTGGCCTGATCCCTGTGCCATCCGCCAGAACCTGGAGCCAATCGCCAGAACGGTTCACTTGAGTCAATCGTTGTCCTGGTTTTAATTTTTTGATCGTGTCAGACGTGAGGGAGGGGTTTTTCCGCAAATTGGCAACCTGCGCTCCAACATAGATTGTCGAAAAATATTCCTCGGACTTTTTTACGGGAGGCTCCGTTTTAATAATTTGCACCACGGGAGGGGATTCTGAAGTGAGAGGAACAACGGCAAGATCATCACTCAGAAACCATGCCACTAACACCAGGAAAGCTAAAACGGGAAGAATCCAAATCAGGAGCGCTGTTATTTTTTTAACAGGGGACTTACACCAGTGACATCGCTTGGCTTTGCTAGGAAGTTGATATCCGCATTGTGGGCACAGTTTGACTAGCATTATTTGAGGCCGTTCAAGGTTGATTAGATTTTTTGATAATGTCTGATGCCCTTTGGTAAAGAACAACGGACTCAGGTAATTTGCCTATATGGCGGTACCATTCAGCAAGTTTTTTCAAAGATTCTGCTACCTTCAGGTGAAAGGGGCCCAGGGACTTTTCCCGAATTTTCAACGCTCTTTGGTAAAGAGGCTCTATCTTCTCAAGCTTCTTATTTTGCTTATAGACCTCTGCCAGGCCATCGAGTGTCTTGACAATTTCCAGATGATTCGGTCCAAAAACTTTCTCCTTAATTTGCAGCGACTTTTGGTAATAAAACTCCGCACGGTCATAGAACCGGCTGACTCCATAGACATAACCAAGGTTATCCAGGAGGCTCACCACATCTGGATGCTCAGAGCCCAGTAATTGTTCCCGGATATCCAGCGAACGGAGATAAAATGGTTCAGCACTGGAAAAATTTCCCTGGGAGCTGAATATATCCCCCAAACTGTTGAGAACAGTAGCAACCTGAAGAGGCTCGGTACCCAGAGATTTTTCGTAAAGAGATAACGCTTGCCTGTAATAAGGTTCGGCGCTCAAGGGGTTTCCCCGTTGCATTTGAATGTCAGCAAGATGATGCAGGACAAAAGCCTTGAGAAGGGGCTGAGGGGTGGAAGAATTTTTGGCAATCTTCCACAATTGTCGGTAATAAACCTCTGCCTGAGAAAAATCTCCAGAGTCGAGGAAAGAATCCGCTACCTTGGTGACCAGGGGAGCGAGTTCGATGTGATTGGGACCCAGAGTATTTTCTTTTATATTCAGCATCTTTATCAATAAGGACCTGGCCCGCTCCTGGTTTCCTTTTCCCTGGTAAAGCTCGGATAAGCTGGTGGTCGTCTCAAAAAGATCCGGGTGTTTTGGGTCCAGGGTTTTTTCCTGTAATTCCAACAAACGAATGAGCATGGGTTCTAAGAGAACTTTTTCATCTTGAGCACGATATACTTGAGCCAATTCCTGCATTATGAGAATCAGGTCAGGATGATCGGATTTTTCATGAATCTTAAGGAGCCACTCCAGCATAGGCTGTAATTTGGCAGGATCTTTCTGGAGCCGATAAACTTCGGCTGTTTGATTAATTACGGAAACCAAGTCGGGATGATAAGGACCCAGAGCCTTCTCTTGAATTTTTATAAGTTGCAGAAGAAAAGGCTCCATCTCATCATATTCTTTCTGCGATCGATGGTATTCCACAAGACGTTCAAGAGTGGGTGATAACCGCGGGTGCGCTGAACCCAGGAGGGACTCCTGGATTTTTATGGATTGTGCGTAGAGTGGTTTGGCGGATGAAAAATCTTTCTGTGACCAATAGAATTCTGCCAGATTGTCCAGTGCCATCGCGTATTCGGGATCGTTGGGAGCCAATATTTTTTCTGCAATGTCTTTGGCGCTTTTAGCAAAATTTTCGATCGGACCGGTTTCTCCTTGTTGCTGCAGGGTGACAACGATTTCATTTAACCGTTGGAATTTTTTTATATAATTTTCTGCTATCAGAGGGAGAATAGTTTGTCTTGCCCCAAAGCGTCGAAGCAGAGAAGGTCAGCAAAAAAATGGCACTAAGCATGCTCAGGGAAATATTGCTGAGCAGAGATTTTTTTTCCATAATTCCGCCTGCTGCGCCGTTAGATGGGTTAAGAGTAAATATATAAAGGCTCTCCTAAAAGTCAACAGGAGGCAACCCACTCATTTAAGAGAAAGGGAGATTGCAATAATCAAAGATCATTAACTAGAGATTCCCTCAAAAATAGTGTAGAAATTCGAGATCACGAACTCGTCAAAATAAAGTCACGAAAGGGTCACAACTACAAAGAATTTCCAGTAGATATCAGTGCTCCGATATTTTAAAAAATAGTTTTCGAAGCCATATCTTTGGATATAATGTCCTCTTGATTTCCTCCTCCCTGTTCTTGCTGAGATGAATGAAAAATAAATTATTATTTGTGGTGGATGACGATTCCAACCTGCGGCGGATATTATCCGTTCTGCTCTCAACCCGGGGCTACCGGGTCATGGAATTTTCCAGTGGAGAAGAGTGCCTGTCCATGCTGGGAGAGAATCCCCTGGCCATTTTTATGGACTTGAGGATGCCGGGAATCGGTGGCATGGAAACCCTCAAGAAAATTAAAAAGTCCCAGGCCGATCCTGTGGTCATCATGGTGACCAGTGTGAATGAAGCGGCAACCGCCGTCGAAGCGCTGAAGGAAGGAGCCTTCGATTACCTCGTCAAGCCTTATGACGAGGCCCGCTTGGTCACCACGCTGGAAAATGCCTTGAGTAAGAACGCTCTGCTCAACAAGGTCAAGTTTTTACAGGAGGAATTGCAGGGACAACACAATTTACAGGGGTTTATCGGCAAGAGCGCTCTCATTCAAAGCGTTTTTGAGAAAATCAACAAGGTCAAGGACAATAAAGCCAGCGTCCTGATACAGGGAGAAAGTGGAACCGGAAAAGAACTGGTGGCCCGGGCGATTCATTACAACGGCTGTTTTGCCGGTGGATGTTTTGTGGATATCAATTGCGGGGCCATCCCGGAAACTCTGCAGGAAAGCGAGCTTTTTGGTCATAAGAAGGGCGCGTTCACCGGAGCGGATGAATCCCGGACCGGCAAGCTGGAACTGGCCGATGGCGGCACATTGTTTCTCGATGAAGTTGCAGAGATGAGCTTGAACACGCAAACCAAGCTGTTGCGATTTCTGCAGGAAAAGAACTTTGAACGCCTCGGTGAGAACACCAAAATTTCGGTCAATACGCGGGTGATCGCCGCCACTAACAAAAACTTGTTGAAAGCTGTGGCATCAGGGAAATTCCGCGAGGATTTATATTACCGCCT contains the following coding sequences:
- a CDS encoding SH3 domain-containing protein; its protein translation is MAWFLSDDLAVVPLTSESPPVVQIIKTEPPVKKSEEYFSTIYVGAQVANLRKNPSLTSDTIKKLKPGQRLTQVNRSGDWLQVLADGTGIRPGWVHTSLVEKTNPLPKPTQLQVVKVSKTEPSENKPSGDFSTTYAKSQLVNVHKDSSLTSHTIEKISTEQQLTQGSRSSDWLQVLEDGVENKLGWVHSLLASKTEPLPKTTQPQVVKVSKTEPSINKPSGDFSTAYAKGQLVSLRKDPSLPSHTIKKISTEQQLTQGSRSSDWLQVLEDGVENKLGWVHSLLASKTEPLPKTTQPQVVKVSKTEPSINKPSGDFPVIYVRGQFLNLRKDPSLTSHTIRKLKKGQRLTQLSRSENWLQVLEYGAEDRPGWVHTSLVAKILPPPSIKAPSEQKAFKMFRISFDQYNTNIKKLKGMHFFNDVEYVNQGVIQITATDILLSAPKKYKEKYLIALMEMWLEVRETTQPATVRIVDKNGHLRLQEVQNQ
- a CDS encoding tetratricopeptide repeat protein → MAPNDPEYAMALDNLAEFYWSQKDFSSAKPLYAQSIKIQESLLGSAHPRLSPTLERLVEYHRSQKEYDEMEPFLLQLIKIQEKALGPYHPDLVSVINQTAEVYRLQKDPAKLQPMLEWLLKIHEKSDHPDLILIMQELAQVYRAQDEKVLLEPMLIRLLELQEKTLDPKHPDLFETTTSLSELYQGKGNQERARSLLIKMLNIKENTLGPNHIELAPLVTKVADSFLDSGDFSQAEVYYRQLWKIAKNSSTPQPLLKAFVLHHLADIQMQRGNPLSAEPYYRQALSLYEKSLGTEPLQVATVLNSLGDIFSSQGNFSSAEPFYLRSLDIREQLLGSEHPDVVSLLDNLGYVYGVSRFYDRAEFYYQKSLQIKEKVFGPNHLEIVKTLDGLAEVYKQNKKLEKIEPLYQRALKIREKSLGPFHLKVAESLKKLAEWYRHIGKLPESVVLYQRASDIIKKSNQP
- a CDS encoding sigma-54 dependent transcriptional regulator, translating into MKNKLLFVVDDDSNLRRILSVLLSTRGYRVMEFSSGEECLSMLGENPLAIFMDLRMPGIGGMETLKKIKKSQADPVVIMVTSVNEAATAVEALKEGAFDYLVKPYDEARLVTTLENALSKNALLNKVKFLQEELQGQHNLQGFIGKSALIQSVFEKINKVKDNKASVLIQGESGTGKELVARAIHYNGCFAGGCFVDINCGAIPETLQESELFGHKKGAFTGADESRTGKLELADGGTLFLDEVAEMSLNTQTKLLRFLQEKNFERLGENTKISVNTRVIAATNKNLLKAVASGKFREDLYYRLNVFPIFVPPLRERKEDIPRLCIHFLKKYASELNKNVTSIHPQAMELLVAYPWPGNVRQLENTIFQAMIQTETEAIEVDSLEEAIGTQAANKDGEGRGQKIERIGFDPERIPETIIPMPEVEKRAIANALKATQGNIPLAANKLAMSRSTLYRLVKKYSLK